GAAAAATAATATTTCTGGGTAAATCCGTTGATCCGATCTTTGACCAGACCTTCTTTATCAAACATCATTTGCAGAAGAATAGTTTCCATTTCAATCTTTTCTGCTTTTATTTTGGAAATATTTTCCGGGTGCATCCGGTAATACGCAAGCTTTTCCGGAATGTAGGCAATCAGATATTTTTCACTGATTTTCAGCCACCGGAAATAATCATCTACAATAAATTTGGTGTCATATTTTCCGGTTTCCCTTAAAGCATGGGTTCTTAATAATACCGTGAGGGCAGCAATCCTGTTCCCTCTTATAAGTTCTTTTCTGAAAATAGGAGGATCAATATTTCCTAAAGCATCATAATCCGCAATATCCTGAATGATAGAGCTGTCGTTGTCTATCGTATGAGTATTGGTAAAAACCATTCCGTATTCTTCACCCAGATTTTCAAGTCTGGAAACGCATTTCTCAATGGCATTGGGGTGAAGAAAGTCATCGGCTGCTAAAAGCTTGATGTATTTCCCCTTCGCCAGTGCGATACATTCATTGAGCATGGCTGCCAGACCTGTATTTTGGGTATGGAAATTCTTTTCAGCGGAATAGCTGTTTTTCTGAAGCCACTGATCAATAACGGCCGCCGAATGATCGGGGGAAGCATCATCACCTACGATCAGCTGAATGTTTCCGTAGGTTTGATTTTTAATGCTGTCCAGATTTTCCCTGATAAACATGGAATGATTATAGGAAATAACAACGACGGTTACTAACGGCTGCTCCATGTATTAAAACTCGTTTACTGCTTTAATGATCGCCTGAATCTCTTCCTCTTCCAATACTGAAGAAATGGGAAGGCTCAGCACTTCTTCGTGCATTTTTTCGGTAATAGGGAAGGACAGATTATTATATTCTTTATACGCTTCCTGCTTGTGTGGAGGAATAGGGTAGTGAATGATTGTATGAATTCCTTTTTCCGTAAGGTGGGCCTGAAGTTCATCTCTTTTTTCAGTTCTGATCACGAAAACATGCCATACGTGTTCTTTTTCGTCGGCAGGGTTTTCAGGAAGGATGATTTTCGGATTATTGATTTCCGAAATGAATCTTTTAGCTACTTCTCTTCGGGTATCGTTTT
This region of Chryseobacterium vaccae genomic DNA includes:
- a CDS encoding glycosyltransferase family 2 protein, which codes for MEQPLVTVVVISYNHSMFIRENLDSIKNQTYGNIQLIVGDDASPDHSAAVIDQWLQKNSYSAEKNFHTQNTGLAAMLNECIALAKGKYIKLLAADDFLHPNAIEKCVSRLENLGEEYGMVFTNTHTIDNDSSIIQDIADYDALGNIDPPIFRKELIRGNRIAALTVLLRTHALRETGKYDTKFIVDDYFRWLKISEKYLIAYIPEKLAYYRMHPENISKIKAEKIEMETILLQMMFDKEGLVKDRINGFTQKYYFSGVKLPSEYISAYHQYPFRIKRLDLALKNWLPVPLYKLLNKIV